The following proteins come from a genomic window of Salvia hispanica cultivar TCC Black 2014 chromosome 4, UniMelb_Shisp_WGS_1.0, whole genome shotgun sequence:
- the LOC125223959 gene encoding uncharacterized protein LOC125223959 — protein MSCFHSLSLQPLMHLSFSDCRRFRRAAVTSAARRHHRRRLLKYSPNYLSATPEHHQPAVFKLSDDTLQINLKSPSTALQKLDTKLREALDDLRTTVAVDASTGAVVISCRRSTVEFFSALFVSGLVLVVVFRSLFRMRESGGEVLIYKRDRSLGGKEVVVGKREDSWPTRRPSATPLSSENGDYYDRGKRNGRNNALRRRRKEELPQWWPKVVSQGPVDVENKDEYQRLANQLIQVIMDRKMNGEDISTNEIVQLRHLCKTYGVRAFISTENARNSLYRVSVNFVLDYCASIPDLSSSIEINGEGVREFIAGFSDNLGLDSYHAARMVSAAVAARTRSKILQAWALEVQNKHSEALVELFKVCLIHRIFPPEENSPEMEMVARSLDKSLNIDQREHLLNSFISVCGDNIDQGVVEALGLVSAKDEQGTQHVL, from the exons ATGAGCTGctttcactctctctctcttcagcCACTGATGCACCTCAGTTTCTCCGACTGCCGCCGTTTCCGCCGCGCTGCAGTCACATCCGCCGCGCGgcgccaccaccgccgccgtcTGCTCAAGTATTCGCCCAATTATCTGTCGGCGACGCCTGAGCATCATCAGCCGGCCGTATTCAAGCTCTCCGACGACACGCTCCAGATAAACCTAAAATCCCCTTCCACCGCGCTCCAAAAGCTCGATACGAAGCTCCGCGAGGCTCTGGATGACCTCAGGACTACCGTCGCCGTCGACGCCAGCACCGGTGCGGTCGTGATTTCGTGCAGGAGGTCGACCGTTGAGTTTTTCTCGGCGCTGTTTGTTTCCGGTTTGGTGCTTGTGGTTGTTTTTAGGAGTCTGTTCAGAATGCGGGAGAGTGGCGGCGAAGTGCTGATTTACAAGAGGGATAGGAGTCTGGGCGGGAAGGAAGTGGTGGTTGGGAAGAGGGAGGATAGTTGGCCCACGAGGCGGCCATCTGCGACGCCGTTGAGCTCGGAAAATGGGGATTATTATGACCGGGGTAAAAGAAATGGAAGGAATAATGcgttgaggaggaggaggaaggaGGAATTGCCTCAGTGGTGGCCCAAGGTTGTGAGTCAAGGTCCCGTTGATGTCGAAAATAAAGATGAATACCAGAGATTAGCTAACCAATTGATTCAAG TAATCATGGATCGAAAAATGAATGGGGAGGACATTTCAACAAATGAGATAGTACAG CTACGTCACTTATGCAAGACATATGGAGTCAGGGCCTTCATTAGCACTGAAAATGCACGCAATTCACTTTACCGTGTGTcagttaattttgttttggacTACTGTGCAAG CATACCGGATTTATCCTCCTCAATTGAGATTAACGGTGAGGGTGTGCGCGAGTTCATAGCTGGATTTTCTGATAACCTTGGGCTTGATAGTTATCATGCTGCAAGAATGGTATCTGCAGCTGTTGCTGCACGCACACGGTCAAAAATCCTACAGGCTTGG GCGCTAGAAGTCCAAAATAAACATTCTGAAGCACTAGTCGAGCTATTCAAAGTATGTCTAATTCACCGGATCTTCCCTCCTGAGGAGAACTCG CCTGAGATGGAAATGGTAGCTCGAAGCCTTGACAAGTCCTTAAACATAGATCAAAGAGAACATTTGTTGAACTCCTTTATTTCTGTTTGTGGTGACAATATTGATCAAGGTGTCGTGGAAGCACTGGGTCTG GTTAGTGCCAAAGATGAGCAGGGAACCCAGCATGTTTTATAA
- the LOC125222593 gene encoding probable E3 ubiquitin-protein ligase ARI8: MESEDDMHDANEVASVEEDDNYYSGGEEDHDMDEDYGYDYADEEDDDDAADYDFIANSDDGDDALVSRSQKNYTILKEEDIQRRQFEDITKISTVLSIPREAACILLRRYNWSVNNVHEEWFADEENVRRAVGILEKPVVKSPSYKEVSCGICFESYSIGKLQTLACSHLFCDTCWKAYISTSINDGPGCLVLRCPDPSCGAAVGQDMIDKLGSHEDKEKYRRYLLRSYVEDSRKIKWCPAPGCDSAVEYVVGSGNYDVTCSCSYSFCWNCAEEAHRPVDCETVAKWVLKNSAESENMNWILANSKPCPKCKRPIEKNQGCMHMTCTPPCKFEFCWLCLGQWSDHGERTGGFYACNRYEAAKQEGVYDESERRREMAKNSLERYTHYYERWASNQSSRQKAMADLHQMQSVHLEKLSEVQCQPESQLKFIIEAWQQIVECRKVLKWTYAYGFYLPEAEHTKKQFFEYLQGEAEAGLERLHQCAEKELMNYLNSEGPSKDFNDFRTKLAGLTSVTRNYFENLVRALENGLSDVDSQAVCNKMSSKTAAGTSKSKGGRGKGSSKTGTSVRNADDLGSWACDKCTYMNARSAVACHVCNHRR; the protein is encoded by the exons ATGGAGTCCGAGGACGATATGCACGATGCCAATGAAGTGGCGTCGGTGGAGGAGGACGACAACTACTACAGCGGCGGGGAGGAGGACCACGACATGGACGAGGACTACGGCTACGACTACGCCGATGAAGAGGACGACGACGATGCTGCTGATTACGACTTCATCGCCAACTCGGATGACGGCGATGACGCACTCGTCAGTCGGTCGCAG AAGAACTATACTATcttaaaagaagaagatataCAACGACGCCAATTCGAAGATATTACCAAAATATCAACTGTTCTTTCTATTCCACGGGAAGCAGCATGCATACTATTGAGGCGCTATAACTG GAGTGTGAATAACGTGCATGAAGAATGGTTTGCTGATGAAGAAAATGTTCGCAGAGCTGTTGGCATATTGGAGAAACCAGTCGTGAAGTCTCCAAGTTACAAAGAA GTGTCTTGCGGGATCTGTTTCGAGAGCTACTCTATTGGAAAACTACAAACTCTTGCATGCTCTCACCTTTTTTGTGACACGTGCTGGAAAG CTTACATAAGCACTTCCATCAATGATGGTCCTGGATGCTTGGTGCTGAGGTGTCCTGATCCATCCTGTGGTGCTGCTGTTGGCCAAGATATGATTGATAAGTTAGGTTCCCATGAGGATAAAGAGAAGTACCGCCGCTATCTTCTTAGATCTTATGTTGAGGACAGCCGTAAG ATTAAGTGGTGCCCTGCTCCTGGTTGCGATTCAGCCGTGGAATATGTTGTTGGTAGTGGAAACTATGATGTCACTTGCAGTTGTTCATATAGCTTCTGTTGGAAT TGTGCAGAAGAAGCTCATCGGCCAGTAGACTGTGAAACCGTGGCTAAgtgggttttgaaaaacagtGCAGAATCCGAGAACATGAACTG gattttggCCAACTCCAAGCCCTGTCCCAAGTGCAAGCGGCCGATTGAAAAGAACCAAGGCTGCATGCACATGACTTGCACTCCACCATGCAAGTTTGAGTTTTGCTG GTTGTGTCTTGGTCAATGGTCGGACCATGGTGAGAGAACTGGAGGTTTCTATGCATGCAACCGTTATGAAGCAGCAAAACAAGAGGGAGTG TATGATGAATCGGAAAGGAGGAGGGAGATGGCCAAGAACTCCTTGGAAAGATACACTCATTATTATGAGCGATGGGCATCCAACCAATCG TCAAGGCAAAAAGCAATGGCGGATCTGCATCAAATGCAAAGTGTACAT CTTGAGAAGCTTAGTGAAGTTCAATGCCAGCCTGAGTCACAATTGAAGTTCATAATTGAAGCTTGGCAACAG ATAGTTGAATGCAGAAAGGTTCTTAAATGGACTTATGCATATGGATTCTATCTACCTGAGGCAGAACATACAAAAAAACAGTTCTTTGAGTATTTGCAAG GTGAGGCGGAAGCTGGTCTGGAGAGGCTTCATCAGTGTGCAGAGAAAGAGCTAATGAATTACCTGAATTCTGAGGGGCCATCAAAAGATTTTAATGACTTCCGCACCAAACTTGCTGGCCTGACAAG CGTGACTCGGAACTACTTTGAAAACCTGGTTAGAGCACTGGAGAATGGGCTTTCAGACGTAGATTCACAGGCAGTGTGCAACAAGATGAGCTCAAAAACCGCAGCAGGGACTAGCAAGAGCAAAGGCGGAAGAGGGAAAGGATCTTCCAAGACGGGCACATCAGTCAGAAACGCAGATGATTTAGGAAGTTGGGCATGTGACAAGTGTACGTATATGAATGCTCGATCCGCAGTTGCATGCCATGTGTGTAACCACCGTCGTTGA
- the LOC125223313 gene encoding calcium-dependent protein kinase 24-like, with protein MGPCMSIPRRTVLFKRRDQRPGQPRPPKPSGPRPLRVSRPVTVLADPTGSDIYKRYGLGKELGRGEFGVTYECFDEATGERFACKKISKSKLRTDVDVEDVRREVEIMRHLPKHPNIVSYKEVYEDKEAVYLVMEVCGGGELFDRIVAKGHYTERAAAQVTKTILEVVKVCHAHGVIHRDLKPENFLYANSSENSPLKAIDFGLSIFFEPGQRFTEIVGSPYYMAPEVLRRNYGNEVDIWSTGVILYILLCGVPPFWAETEEGIAQAIVYGQIDFKRDPWPKVSEEAKQLVRGMLDPTPFSRLTVDQVLQHPWIQNADNVSNVPLGDQVRTRIKQFSLMNKFKRRVLRVVADNLPEDQVDGIKEMFHMMDTDKNGHLNFQELKDGLFMIGQPVPDHDVQILLDAADLDGNGMLSCEEFVTLAVHLKRINSEELLREAFLHFDKDRSGYIEFEELQESLLDDHFGPANEQVIHDIIFDADLDKDGRISYSEFKEMMTTGMDWKMESRQYSRAMLNALSVRLFNTETSICN; from the exons ATGGGGCCATGCATGTCCATCCCAAGGCGCACCGTCCTCTTCAAGAGGCGGGACCAACGGCCCGGCCAGCCCCGGCCTCCGAAGCCGTCCGGGCCCCGCCCCCTCCGCGTGTCGAGGCCGGTGACCGTGTTGGCTGACCCCACGGGGAGCGACATCTACAAGAGGTACGGGCTCGGGAAGGAGCTCGGGAGGGGGGAGTTCGGGGTGACGTACGAGTGCTTCGACGAGGCGACAGGCGAGAGGTTCGCGTGCAAGAAGATATCGAAGAGCAAGCTGCGGACGGACGTGGACGTGGAGGATGTGAGGAGGGAGGTGGAGATCATGAGGCACCTCCCCAAACACCCCAACATTGTGAGCTACAAGGAGGTTTATGAGGATAAGGAGGCTGTATATTTGGTGATGGAGGTGTGTGGGGGTGGTGAGCTCTTTGATAGGATTGTTGCAAAGGGGCATTACACTGAGAGGGCTGCAGCTCAAGTCACCAAGACCATTCTTGAGGTTGTCAAG GTATGCCATGCTCATGGAGTAATCCATAGAGATCTTAAGCCTGAGAACTTTTTATACGCAAACTCTAGCGAAAATTCTCCATTGAAAGCCATTGATTTTGGcctttccatttttttcgAACCAG GTCAAAGATTCACTGAGATAGTTGGGAGCCCATATTACATGGCACCGGAGGTGCTGAGGCGAAATTACGGAAACGAAGTCGATATTTGGAGTACCGGTGTTATTCTCTATATTCTTCTTTGCGGAGTTCCTCCTTTTTGGGCAG AAACGGAAGAAGGAATAGCACAAGCAATTGTGTATGGACAAATCGATTTCAAGAGGGATCCATGGCCTAAAGTTAGTGAGGAAGCTAAACAACTTGTCAGAGGCATGCTCGATCCCACCCCATTTAGTCGTCTCACCGTCGACCAAGTCCTTC AACACCCGTGGATACAAAATGCTGACAACGTTTCAAACGTTCCACTGGGCGACCAAGTGAGAACAAGAATAAAGCAGTTTTCTTTGATGAACAAATTCAAGAGGAGAGTTCTAAGA GTGGTGGCCGATAATTTGCCCGAGGACCAAGTAGATGGAATCAAAGAAATGTTCCACATGATGGACACGGACAAAAATGGGCACCTAAATTTCCAAGAATTGAAAGACGGCTTGTTCATGATCGGGCAGCCCGTGCCCGATCACGATGTGCAAATACTGCTCGATGCC GCCGATCTTGATGGAAATGGGATGCTAAGTTGTGAAGAGTTTGTGACGTTGGCTGTGCACTTGAAAAGGATAAACAGTGAAGAACTTCTAAGAGAAGCATTTTTACATTTCGACAAAGATAGAAGTGGATACATTGAATTTGAGGAGTTGCAAGAATCTTTGTTGGACGATCATTTTGGCCCCGCCAACGAACAAGTCATTCATGACATTATATTCGATGCCGATCTCGACAAG GATGGCCGGATTAGCTACTCGGAGTTCAAGGAGATGATGACGACCGGAATGGATTGGAAAATGGAATCACGACAATATTCTCGAGCTATGCTTAATGCTCTTAGCGTCAGACTATTTAACACGGAAACCTCTATTTGCaattaa